One bacterium genomic window, TTTACGCTTACTACAATGATGATTGGAGCCAAGATAGCTCACTTAATGTCGCTGTTGGCTTGCACGAGACAGTATATGTTGACCTTTCACTTCGGGAATACCTGGTTGTTCCACTGTTATCCTTTGATTTTGAGGAGAATAATGGAGGTTTCGTTGCTTCTGGTGGAACACCTGGTTGGCAATGGGGTGTGCCCACCTCTGGTCCTGGTTCTGCTCATTCGGGAAGCAAGTGCTGGGGAACCAATTTGAGCGGTAACTACAGTGACCATTGTTGGTGGGAGCTTAAATTAAGTGTTGCAAGTATTTCGAGCAGCATTAATGAACTTTATTTCTGGAGTTGGTTATATACGGAGTCTTATTTTGACGGTGGTTCTGTGTTCGGCTCAACCGACAATGGTGTTACTTGGTTCCTCCTGCGTCCAGATTCGCCAACCTATAATTATAATTGCTGGTGGTCTGGATTCCCCCTGCCGCGTCCTTCCGGCAATAATTCATATAGCGGTTCATTCCGCAGTTGGCGACAAGTGCATATAGACCTACTGCCGTATAGAGGAACATTAACCGATATTATGTGGGTACTCCATTCAGATTATATTTGGAGTTGGTGGCCCGGCTGGTACATAGATGATGTATCAATAAACACAAGAACACTCGATTACGGAGTTATAAGAGTGAAGGTTCATGTCGGTGGTGAGAGGAATCATAGTGGTGTTATGGTGCATGTTGGCGGCGGCATCGTCAATTACGACGCTACAACCGACTCTATAGGTTTAATAGATTTTAAAGCACCATTCGATACTTACTATGTGTGGGCATACAAGGATTACCATTGGACTGCGGACACAGAAACAAATATTGTTATCTCCTCAAGGTCTGATACTGAGGTGGTCGAGTTATACCTCGACAAGCTGCCGTATGTGACGCTTTACAAGAGCGACTTTGAGGATAACGATGGTAACCTCGAAGCTGAACCGCCTATGGGCTGCTGGGAGTGGGGTACACCCACTGCTGGTCCGGGCGGTGCACATAGCGGAGATAGGTGCTGGGCTACTGTTCTTGATGGCAACTATGGTTATGACTCCGATTGTAAGTTGATAACACCAAGGCTCAATATGGCTTATGTGGATAGCCCCGCATTCCTAAGCTTCTGGCACTGGTATCATGAGGTTGGCTCATACCGTCAGGGTTACGATGGCGGTAATGTCAAGGCGTCAATCGATGATGGCGATTCATTCTATGTAATATATCCATCTAATGACACATATGATGATACGCTTTCATTCTGGTCAAAGGGTCCTGCTGGTGAACTGTGCTTTACTGGTTCATCGGACTGGAAATTTGCTGCCTTCGATATAACTGATGAGACAGGTTATACACAGGTTAAGTTCATGTGGCATTTCGGCTCGGATAATATCAATAACGATTATGGTTGGGCGGTTGATGATATTGAGGTATCAGGGAAACTCGCTAACTTTGGTGTGATTAAAGGCACGGTCACACTTGTCGGAGCTACTAACATGGCGGGTTCAAAAGTTATAGCATTGGGTGGCGATGTGCCCGCCGTTTACTATACTGACCCCGATGGTTCATATAAGCTGTTTGTCATGCCAGGCACATACGATGTTGCTGCAAGCCACGGCTTAGCTTGGACAACTGACACAGCCTTTGCAGTCAGTGTGGGCGCTGGCGACACAGTAATAAGGAACTTTACTCTTACGGGCGTTCCAGTAGGCTATGTTGAGGGATATGTTAATTTGGTTGGAATATCCGATAATTCAGGCGTTACCGTTAGTCTCCTTAGCACTCCATTCACTACTACTACTAACTACTTTGGCTATTACTTCTTCGGACCAGTTCTCCCTGGCATATATGCTACAATGGCTTCCAAGCGAAGCTTCGTTACCAACGCTTCGAGGTTGTTCGAGGTCGTGGCTGGTGAAACTACATTGGTCGATACTATAAACTTGTATCCAGGTATTCAGGAATTCGACTTCGAGGATGACGATGGCGGGTTTGTTGCCTCTGGTGGAACACCTGGTTGGCAGTGGGGTGTGCCGACATCCGGTCCTGGTTCTGCTCATTCAGGAAGCAAGTGCTGGGGAACTAACTTGAGCGGTAACTACAGTAATCACGCGTGGTGGACGCTTACATTCCATGTTGCAGATATCGCAGACTACATCGAGGAACTGTATTTCTGGAGTTGGTTGTATACGGAGTCTTATTGGGATGGTGGTTCTATATTCGGCTCAACTGATAATGGTTCCACTTGGTTCCTCCTGCGTCCGGATTCACCAACCTACAATCGTAGTTGCTGGTGGTCTGGATTCCCCTTGCCGAATCCCCCAGGTAACGAATCATACAGTGGCTCGTTCCGTAGTTGGCGTCAAGTTCACATAGACCTGATGCCATATAGAGGAGTATTAACCGATATCATGTGGGTGCTTCATACGGACTATTCAGTGAACTGGTATCCTGGCTGGTACATAGATGATGTCAGGCTTGTCGGTGACTTCCCCGTGCCTGAGGTTATCGAGGGCTGCGTTAGAGGTTATGTATATGATGCCGAGACATACTCAGTGATACCGAATGCCACTGTGTTCCTGCAGAATAAACATACTACAACGAACTCTGTTGGAGCATTCATTATATGTGGTCTTAATGTTGGGTATTATCGAGTCTTCGCGTCAAAGGCTGGTTATGTAACAAATTACGAGTGGGCTATTATTGCTAAGCAGGATACATTCGGTCCGATTTACATACCGCTTTCTCGTCCGCAGTTCGGTCCTGAGACTGATACTTCGACATCAACATACGATGGCTTTACACTTTACGGCGGACTTGAGGATTACACAATGTATGGAAGATGGGATACAGTTTATTTCGAGATTTGCAATCCATACGACCATCCGGTTTATGCTGAGATTTGGCCTTATGCCTCATCAGGTCCTACTTCCGGCGGAACATTCCTCAGAAGTGCAAATAATTCTAATACAGTTGCAGTTTCCAACAAGGTTTACAGATTCCAGTCCATATCTGAACTTGAGCAGTATATAAAGAAGTATGAAACGGTATTCAAAGC contains:
- a CDS encoding T9SS type A sorting domain-containing protein gives rise to the protein YAYYNDDWSQDSSLNVAVGLHETVYVDLSLREYLVVPLLSFDFEENNGGFVASGGTPGWQWGVPTSGPGSAHSGSKCWGTNLSGNYSDHCWWELKLSVASISSSINELYFWSWLYTESYFDGGSVFGSTDNGVTWFLLRPDSPTYNYNCWWSGFPLPRPSGNNSYSGSFRSWRQVHIDLLPYRGTLTDIMWVLHSDYIWSWWPGWYIDDVSINTRTLDYGVIRVKVHVGGERNHSGVMVHVGGGIVNYDATTDSIGLIDFKAPFDTYYVWAYKDYHWTADTETNIVISSRSDTEVVELYLDKLPYVTLYKSDFEDNDGNLEAEPPMGCWEWGTPTAGPGGAHSGDRCWATVLDGNYGYDSDCKLITPRLNMAYVDSPAFLSFWHWYHEVGSYRQGYDGGNVKASIDDGDSFYVIYPSNDTYDDTLSFWSKGPAGELCFTGSSDWKFAAFDITDETGYTQVKFMWHFGSDNINNDYGWAVDDIEVSGKLANFGVIKGTVTLVGATNMAGSKVIALGGDVPAVYYTDPDGSYKLFVMPGTYDVAASHGLAWTTDTAFAVSVGAGDTVIRNFTLTGVPVGYVEGYVNLVGISDNSGVTVSLLSTPFTTTTNYFGYYFFGPVLPGIYATMASKRSFVTNASRLFEVVAGETTLVDTINLYPGIQEFDFEDDDGGFVASGGTPGWQWGVPTSGPGSAHSGSKCWGTNLSGNYSNHAWWTLTFHVADIADYIEELYFWSWLYTESYWDGGSIFGSTDNGSTWFLLRPDSPTYNRSCWWSGFPLPNPPGNESYSGSFRSWRQVHIDLMPYRGVLTDIMWVLHTDYSVNWYPGWYIDDVRLVGDFPVPEVIEGCVRGYVYDAETYSVIPNATVFLQNKHTTTNSVGAFIICGLNVGYYRVFASKAGYVTNYEWAIIAKQDTFGPIYIPLSRPQFGPETDTSTSTYDGFTLYGGLEDYTMYGRWDTVYFEICNPYDHPVYAEIWPYASSGPTSGGTFLRSANNSNTVAVSNKVYRFQSISELEQYIKKYETVFKAENLDVADAQPTELPRVAATMAAGDCVDSMYLLVPTVNMPWGFGAVGWFTNYRYWVSSIYHTFMHQNVEFNPATKTPTGVVWQANWMPPPSGSSYLPYPGDMAYDGRYIWQCKVAGYYTRRNNIYAWNPNTGEIEDSIVDPYGVWNYNIKTGLAYDPAEDVFYMGDWYEHILYKVAGKSWPTPGAIIASWNMASAITAGGTINNGMAGLGFNPTTRTVWIACRNPQNEIIEFYPPFDSVITRFNNTHAPVGNSHDGADVDANGRFWVVCNENQWAYAFDTRHGSIPPGVKFSPDSLTIPGNSCVKVYITSSPVTVPGQYTFYLALYFEHSNIPVLYRIRLNVSPYVEYGWNLISCPVNAVPNNVYMQLSDDIVPFSTDAASSQIYAWDANTGTYYVPTGFERGRGYLLWSYVHDEVPYDITGTPYYSPFTMNLNYSATSTRPGWHLVGNPVNTEVDWDAVVNDPAFTGLDNTYYTWSTTGGFAFYSPGMPGGAPRFIDPYKGFFVRVLPGATGVLPINNKNMTHPKEEEVAETNDLLPSFLLRLSVNSGSVSDYWNYFGVHSGASDGLDATYDAVVPPSFPSIGPSGDKAYFVLGSTNLNRDIKALMTSSTSKTWTFQISGFTVGSSVTISWPAHHTPSSIDASMGINDIYSGYSFTLSDLASGTTINMRTTTSYTFTYTGPRTFTISVGATHLGSGVAKLPKTVSLFQNNPNPFNAATKISFYLPEKSDVKLEVYTIDGKRVRTLASGEFNMGMHTLVWDGTDDSGEEVPSGVYLYKLTAGKVTRTMKMMMVK